In the Danio rerio strain Tuebingen ecotype United States chromosome 8, GRCz12tu, whole genome shotgun sequence genome, one interval contains:
- the nppb gene encoding natriuretic peptides B precursor codes for MKSLHIPVVGLLFLLSVQHMRTFPLQSTALTNDDMGVLKFLLQRLEESIPAQDQTPAEREVKAANIEETRAEEQPDTYLREYLSARDLKTVRKDSKKKNSGCFGSKLDRIGSMSSLGCNTVGRSGPKKN; via the exons ATGAAATCGCTTCACATTCCCGTAGTCGGCCTTCTCTTTCTCCTCAGCGTTCAACACATGAGGACATTCCCGCTTCAAAGCACAGCCTTAACAAACGACGACATGGGTGTTTTAAAG TTTCTCCTTCAACGACTTGAAGAGTCCATTCCAGCTCAAGACCAAACACCGGCGGAAAGAGAAGTAAAGGCGGCAAATATTGAAGAAACCCGAGCTGAAGAGCAGCCCGATACTTACCTGAGAGAGTATCTTTCTGCTCGGGACTTAAAGACTGTGCGTAAAGACTCAAAGAAGAAAAACTCGGGGTGTTTCGGGAGCAAACTGGACAGAATCGGTTCAATGTCGTCTTTGGGATGTAACACAGTCGGGCGCTCAG gTCCCAAGAAGAACTGA